TGATTCATTGTGGATTAATAgtaactaaaaatataaacaataatatcataaaaataaaactttaaataatcttaaacatgttaattaaaatcgtaatAGTGAAATGTATTGTGAAACATATAATGTTTGAAGTAATGAAACTGCTGATGGCGCATGTCCAGATGTCCCATATGATTCTTGGACATGCACAAACACTATTTATGTATAGGTTAGATGACTCATATATGTCACCTATATATACGCAAGGTCTTTATAAATCTAGCATGCCAAAAGTACATCATATTTTGTTGATCAGTTTACTTATAATGTgctattgttattttgttacagGAACTTAACCAGCTGGGTTTTAACTGAATATGACTGAGGAACACCAGTTGCCTTCTGATTCTGACGAAGACGATGAAGATTATGTTCCTGATGGTGCAGATAGCGAACCTGTGTCTGAAGTAGAATCCGAGGGTGATGCAGAAAGCGGCCCCGAAGatgaaaacgatgaaaataaaagagaaaccaCAAAGAAAAGAGGGAAGAAGAGAGGCAAAGTTACAAAATCTAAAGTTAAGAAACACAGAAGACCAGGAAAAAATCTGAGAAATGAAAGCGATGAGAAGGAGGAAGAAGCTGAGAAGCCCAAGGAGAAAAACAATCTAACCGAGgaagaacaaaagaaaaaagctGATTCCCTTTGGGCTGATTTCATGAAAGATACAGGTAAGTTAAGACTGATCACTGTTTTGTGATCGTCACTTTTCGTgaacttatatttttatttcttgaagCAATTGTATCTAAACCAAAGCCccaaaattcaacaaataaacCGAAAGAGAAGTCACCGCCTTTAGAAAAGCCAAAAGTagaggagaaaataaaaataactaaagTATTCGAGTTTGCTGGCGAAGAAGTGAAAGTCGAGAAGGAAGTGTCGGTAGACTCGGCGGAAGCTAGATTATCTCTTTCTTCCGCTGAAAACTCCGAGAAAACTGGAAATTCCGCGTCTTCCGCTGGGAGAGGCTCTGGAAGAGGAAAAGGTTTCAAAAGGGCTGGTTTAGGAGGTATTTCTTCCGTTCTCGGTCAAATAGGGAAAAAGGCGAAAATTAGTACGTTGGAAAAATCCAAATTGGATTGGGATAGTTATAAGAAGGAAGAGAATTTGGAGGAAGAGATAACGACTCATAACAAAGGC
The sequence above is drawn from the Hylaeus volcanicus isolate JK05 chromosome 2, UHH_iyHylVolc1.0_haploid, whole genome shotgun sequence genome and encodes:
- the LOC128872540 gene encoding craniofacial development protein 1, translating into MTEEHQLPSDSDEDDEDYVPDGADSEPVSEVESEGDAESGPEDENDENKRETTKKRGKKRGKVTKSKVKKHRRPGKNLRNESDEKEEEAEKPKEKNNLTEEEQKKKADSLWADFMKDTAIVSKPKPQNSTNKPKEKSPPLEKPKVEEKIKITKVFEFAGEEVKVEKEVSVDSAEARLSLSSAENSEKTGNSASSAGRGSGRGKGFKRAGLGGISSVLGQIGKKAKISTLEKSKLDWDSYKKEENLEEEITTHNKGKDGYLERQDFLQRADLRQFEIEKQLRNANRRSSR